The following are from one region of the Littorina saxatilis isolate snail1 linkage group LG4, US_GU_Lsax_2.0, whole genome shotgun sequence genome:
- the LOC138963795 gene encoding uncharacterized protein, with protein MADANLLLSLVGVICLSLTDVVEGATCHYKKTTYGYPYRSYTFYKYCQYGCCSSGCCTSQFRTSTGVIVGCVIGVIALVALIISGICCCIRRRGRPGQVIVTGQPGFNTAAPGVSVIQHSNTNTSAPAPTQPQYNYGMQPMGWTPGNAAFKPYAEPPPAYPGYSNAAYSTPANPGTTPTYPPSSGAESNPAGNNGHSGYASLTTPGGNNEYTSLSQPDSANPGNSQTGGTPGLANAGYSQPPAPGFNL; from the exons ATGGCGGACGCTAACTTACTTCTGTCGCTCGTCGGTGTGATTTGTCTATCCCTAACTG ATGTGGTAGAAGGCGCTACGTGTCACTACAAGAAAACCACCTATGGTTACCCTTACAGATCCTACACATtctacaaatactgtcagtaTGGCTGCTGCAGTTCCGGATGCTGTACTTCTCAGTTTAG GACGTCTACCGGAGTCATCGTTGGCTGTGTGATCGGGGTGATCGCTCTCGTCGCGCTCATCATCAGCGGCATCTGTTGTTGCATCAGGAGGAGAGGTCGTCCCGGGCAGGTGATCGTGACAGGCCAGCCTGGCTTCAACACTGCCGCGCCTGGCGTCTCCGTTATTCAACACT CCAACACCAACACTTCTGCTCCAGCTCCAACCCAGCCTCAGTACAACTACGGCATGCAGCCAATGGGATGGACACCAGGGAACGCGGCCTTCAAACCCTACGCAGAACCGCCACCAGCCTACCCCGGGTATTCCAACGCCGCCTATTCAACCCCGGCCAACCCCGGCACCACCCCGACTTACCCCCCTTCAAGCGGCGCGGAAAGCAACCCTGCTGGTAACAACGGCCATTCGGGATACGCCAGCCTCACCACGCCAGGTGGAAACAACGAATACACAAGTCTGTCCCAGCCTGATTCGGCCAATCCCGGCAATAGCCAGACTGGGGGCACTCCCGGTCTGGCTAACGCTGGCTATAGCCAGCCTCCCGCTCCAGGGTTTAACCTTTAG